The following are from one region of the Corynebacterium hindlerae genome:
- the qcrC gene encoding cytochrome bc1 complex diheme cytochrome c subunit has translation MMDTNPQQQELAAEKATAAKKAKSRRKMRRTVAGAAALTLGLTSAGFLASAFTPDAQVVTADVDEKALVAEGKSLYDVACITCHGANLQGQEGRGPSLIGVGEGAVYFQVHSGRMPMLRNEAQAARKQTRYSEHQTLAIAAYVAANGGGPAIVKNEDGSIAMESLRGKNYDGQIDPADVARGSELFRLNCASCHNFTGRGGALSSGKYAPYLDPANEQEIYQAMLTGPQNMPKFSDRQLTEDEKKDIIAFIKNAKETPSPGGYALGGLGPVAEGMLMWLIGIAAVIGAALWIGSRS, from the coding sequence ATGATGGATACCAACCCACAACAGCAGGAGTTAGCCGCTGAGAAGGCAACTGCTGCTAAGAAGGCCAAGAGCCGCCGGAAGATGCGTCGCACTGTCGCTGGCGCCGCAGCTCTGACACTGGGCCTTACCAGCGCGGGCTTCCTCGCCTCCGCTTTCACTCCAGATGCTCAGGTGGTTACCGCTGACGTTGATGAGAAGGCATTGGTCGCCGAGGGCAAGTCCCTGTACGACGTCGCCTGCATCACCTGCCACGGTGCCAACCTTCAGGGCCAAGAAGGCCGTGGCCCATCGCTGATCGGTGTTGGCGAGGGTGCTGTGTACTTCCAGGTTCACTCTGGTCGTATGCCAATGCTCCGCAATGAGGCACAGGCTGCCCGTAAGCAGACCCGCTACTCTGAGCACCAGACCTTGGCTATCGCAGCATACGTAGCTGCCAACGGCGGTGGCCCAGCTATCGTGAAGAACGAAGATGGCTCTATCGCCATGGAATCTCTTCGCGGTAAGAACTACGACGGTCAGATTGACCCAGCCGACGTGGCACGTGGCTCTGAACTGTTCCGTTTGAACTGTGCATCCTGCCACAACTTCACCGGTCGCGGTGGTGCACTGTCTTCCGGTAAGTACGCGCCTTACCTGGATCCTGCTAACGAGCAGGAGATCTACCAGGCAATGCTTACTGGCCCACAGAACATGCCTAAGTTCTCTGATCGTCAGCTGACGGAAGATGAGAAGAAGGACATCATTGCATTCATCAAGAATGCTAAGGAAACCCCTAGCCCAGGTGGTTACGCACTTGGTGGCCTCGGCCCAGTGGCTGAAGGCATGCTGATGTGGCTTATCGGTATCGCCGCAGTAATCGGCGCTGCTTTGTGGATTGGATCTCGCTCATGA
- the qcrA gene encoding cytochrome bc1 complex Rieske iron-sulfur subunit: MSNNEVKKYTAKELAGMSNEELARLGTELDEVTVAFRKERFPVAGDPAEKRAERAVTIWFALAAIFALAFMAIYIWWPWEYKGHGQEGLGLYSLYTPLLGVTMGLSILSLGFGLTLFQKKFIPEEISVQRRHDGPSEEVDRQTLVALLNDSWETSTLGRRKVLKGLAGTSAALAGLAIIFPLGGMIKNPWKKNEGPLNYFGDGTLWTSGWTKANEGTKVYLGRDTSAIAEKHGEHYSTVGVTRLVRMRPEDLSAAAMETVFPLYEEDVNDGDKYDEKRDVYEMHMHSIHGPRNAVMLIRLRSSDQAKVQERVGQEDFHYGDYYAYSKICTHIGCPTSLYEAQTNRILCPCHQSQFDALRYGKPLFGPAARALPQLPITVDEEGYLVAAGNFIEPVGPAFWERKS; encoded by the coding sequence ATGAGCAATAACGAAGTAAAGAAATACACCGCCAAAGAACTGGCCGGCATGTCCAATGAAGAGCTCGCTCGCCTCGGTACCGAGCTGGACGAAGTCACCGTTGCGTTCCGCAAGGAGCGTTTCCCGGTAGCAGGTGATCCCGCTGAGAAGCGTGCCGAGCGCGCTGTCACCATCTGGTTCGCTCTTGCTGCAATCTTCGCGTTGGCTTTCATGGCTATCTACATTTGGTGGCCATGGGAGTACAAGGGCCACGGCCAAGAAGGGCTCGGACTCTACTCCCTGTACACCCCACTGCTGGGTGTAACCATGGGATTGAGTATCCTTTCCCTGGGCTTCGGACTCACCCTCTTCCAGAAGAAGTTCATCCCTGAAGAGATTTCCGTTCAGCGCCGTCACGACGGCCCTTCCGAGGAAGTTGACCGTCAGACTCTCGTTGCACTGCTCAACGACTCTTGGGAGACCTCCACTCTTGGTCGCCGTAAGGTGCTTAAGGGCTTGGCTGGTACTTCCGCTGCTCTGGCAGGTCTCGCGATCATCTTCCCATTGGGTGGCATGATCAAGAACCCTTGGAAGAAGAACGAGGGCCCTCTGAACTACTTCGGTGACGGCACCCTGTGGACTTCCGGCTGGACCAAGGCCAACGAAGGCACCAAGGTGTACCTTGGTCGCGATACCTCCGCTATTGCGGAAAAGCATGGCGAGCACTACAGCACCGTTGGTGTTACCCGCCTCGTTCGTATGCGTCCGGAAGATCTTTCCGCTGCAGCTATGGAAACTGTGTTCCCGCTGTACGAAGAGGATGTCAACGATGGCGACAAGTATGACGAAAAGCGCGACGTGTACGAGATGCACATGCACTCCATTCACGGTCCACGCAACGCTGTCATGCTGATCCGTCTGCGTAGTTCTGACCAGGCTAAGGTTCAGGAGCGTGTCGGCCAGGAAGATTTCCACTACGGCGACTACTACGCATACTCCAAGATTTGTACGCACATTGGTTGCCCTACCTCTCTATACGAGGCACAGACCAACCGCATTCTCTGCCCTTGCCACCAGTCGCAGTTCGACGCACTGCGCTACGGCAAGCCACTGTTCGGACCGGCCGCCCGTGCTCTGCCACAGCTGCCAATTACCGTGGACGAAGAGGGCTACCTCGTCGCTGCAGGCAACTTCATCGAGCCTGTCGGCCCGGCATTCTGGGAGCGTAAGTCATAA
- the qcrB gene encoding cytochrome bc1 complex cytochrome b subunit, with amino-acid sequence MSNKLAEIGNNVDSRYTISGMVRTQINKVFPTHWSFMLGEIALYSFIILLLSGIYLTLFFDPSITKVIYDGAYAPLNGVEMSRAYETALNLSFEVRGGLFIRQLHHWAALMFAVSIMVHMMRIFFTGAFRRPREANWIIGCILLILSVAEGFMGYSLPDDLLSGVGLRIMSAIVVSLPIIGTWMHWAVFGGDFPSDLMLDRFYVLHVLLIPGIILALIAAHLAIVWYQKHTQFPGPGRAENNVVGVRILPVFAVKSVAFGLFTFGVLALMAGVTTINAIWNLGPYNPAQVSAGSQPDIYMLWTDGAARVMPAWELYPGNYTIPAVFWVAVMLGILVVLLFAYPWIEKKMTGDDAHHNLLQRPRDVPVRTSLGAMALMFYFLLTLSGGNDLFAYHFQISLNAMTWVGRIGLIILPPITYLITYRICVGLQRSDREVLEHGIETGVIHQLSNGSFIEVHQPLGPVDEHGHPIPLPYAGAKVPKQMNELGFADSLSHGSAFKSDSADIVASKNAIAHENHEEEVQMFEALQKRTRAEDEENGL; translated from the coding sequence ATGAGCAATAAACTCGCTGAAATTGGTAACAACGTTGACTCCCGGTACACCATCTCCGGTATGGTCCGTACCCAGATCAACAAGGTTTTTCCAACGCACTGGTCCTTCATGCTTGGTGAAATCGCACTGTACAGCTTCATTATCCTGTTGCTGTCCGGTATCTACTTGACCCTGTTCTTCGATCCTTCGATCACCAAGGTCATCTACGACGGTGCGTACGCTCCGCTCAACGGTGTGGAAATGTCCCGCGCCTACGAGACCGCACTGAACCTCTCCTTCGAGGTCCGCGGTGGCCTCTTTATCCGTCAGCTGCACCACTGGGCTGCACTGATGTTCGCAGTGTCCATCATGGTTCACATGATGCGCATCTTCTTCACCGGTGCTTTCCGACGCCCACGTGAAGCAAACTGGATCATCGGCTGCATCCTGCTGATCCTGTCCGTCGCCGAAGGCTTCATGGGCTACTCCCTGCCGGACGACCTGCTCTCCGGTGTTGGTCTGCGAATCATGTCCGCCATCGTTGTGTCCCTGCCAATCATCGGCACCTGGATGCACTGGGCAGTGTTCGGCGGCGACTTCCCATCCGACCTGATGCTGGATCGCTTCTACGTCCTGCACGTTCTGCTGATCCCAGGCATCATCCTGGCCCTGATCGCGGCACACCTTGCCATCGTGTGGTACCAGAAGCACACCCAGTTCCCTGGACCTGGTCGCGCGGAAAACAACGTCGTTGGCGTCCGTATTCTGCCAGTGTTCGCAGTGAAGTCTGTTGCCTTCGGTCTGTTCACTTTTGGTGTTCTGGCTCTGATGGCTGGTGTTACCACCATCAACGCCATCTGGAACCTTGGTCCATACAACCCAGCACAGGTTTCCGCTGGTTCCCAGCCGGACATCTACATGCTGTGGACTGACGGTGCAGCTCGTGTCATGCCAGCATGGGAGCTATACCCCGGCAACTACACTATCCCTGCAGTGTTCTGGGTAGCTGTGATGCTCGGTATCCTGGTTGTCCTACTCTTCGCCTACCCATGGATCGAAAAGAAGATGACCGGTGACGACGCCCACCACAACCTGCTGCAGCGTCCCCGCGACGTACCAGTTCGTACCTCGCTCGGTGCTATGGCGCTGATGTTCTACTTCCTCCTGACCCTGTCCGGCGGTAACGACCTCTTCGCCTATCACTTCCAGATCTCCCTGAACGCGATGACCTGGGTCGGTCGTATCGGTCTGATCATCCTGCCACCGATCACCTACCTGATCACTTACCGTATCTGTGTTGGTCTGCAGCGCTCCGACCGTGAGGTACTGGAGCACGGTATCGAAACCGGTGTTATTCACCAGCTGTCCAACGGTTCCTTCATCGAAGTTCACCAGCCTCTCGGCCCAGTGGACGAGCATGGTCACCCTATTCCGCTGCCATACGCTGGCGCGAAGGTGCCAAAGCAGATGAACGAACTTGGCTTCGCAGACTCCTTGAGCCACGGCTCTGCATTCAAGTCTGACTCCGCTGACATCGTTGCAAGCAAGAACGCAATCGCACACGAGAACCACGAGGAAGAAGTTCAGATGTTCGAGGCGCTGCAGAAGCGCACCCGCGCAGAAGACGAAGAAAACGGCCTGTAA
- a CDS encoding DDE-type integrase/transposase/recombinase: MGSQNKALKLLGISTGSWHNRIYGDNRKTTDPIPQKHRVQPQALTPEEVERIEKEISAGWERNLSTQQVCIECTDSGEHLGSLRTFERIAARMRARDGISAKPRAKRGARAVPVVVADRPDAAWSWDINDLPSPWVGVHFKAYAVTDIYSRKIVAHRVELKQCKDLAAQMFQQAFAQAIPGVVHADNGAAMIAGTTKKTLKAYGVTPSYSRPRVSNDNPFF; encoded by the coding sequence GTGGGATCGCAGAACAAAGCCCTTAAACTACTGGGGATTTCTACCGGTAGTTGGCACAATCGCATCTATGGTGACAACCGCAAAACCACTGATCCGATCCCGCAGAAACACCGAGTGCAACCACAGGCGTTAACCCCTGAAGAGGTCGAGCGGATCGAAAAGGAAATCAGTGCTGGGTGGGAGCGGAATCTATCGACTCAGCAGGTGTGTATCGAGTGCACCGACTCCGGTGAGCATTTAGGGTCGTTGCGCACGTTTGAGCGTATCGCCGCTAGGATGCGTGCCCGTGATGGTATCAGTGCGAAGCCTCGGGCCAAGCGTGGTGCCCGGGCGGTGCCGGTCGTGGTGGCTGATCGGCCTGATGCTGCGTGGAGTTGGGATATTAATGATCTGCCGTCACCGTGGGTGGGTGTTCATTTTAAGGCGTATGCGGTTACCGATATTTACTCACGAAAGATCGTGGCGCATCGGGTGGAGCTAAAGCAGTGTAAGGATCTGGCGGCGCAGATGTTTCAGCAGGCCTTTGCCCAGGCTATACCTGGTGTTGTGCATGCTGATAATGGGGCTGCGATGATTGCGGGCACGACGAAAAAGACGTTGAAAGCTTATGGTGTGACACCGTCGTATTCTCGTCCGAGGGTGTCTAACGATAATCCGTTTTTTTGA
- a CDS encoding C40 family peptidase — MGKHTRRNTNIATKATASAVAVGAAVSLAQPAEAAPVVIPNTGLTVEIPGLENVPNLAAIPGAQDFVPGLAGQAGDVNFGAVDAAAALGTSSQAPTGQAIVDAARSKIGSPYVYGATGPNAFDCSGLTSWAYAQVGKSIPRTSFAQAAEGAQVSRDQLRPGDIIAFYGGASHVGIYTGNGTVIHAINEGTPLSESPIDYMPYHSAVRF, encoded by the coding sequence ATGGGTAAGCACACCCGCCGGAACACGAACATTGCTACCAAGGCTACCGCGTCTGCTGTTGCTGTAGGCGCAGCGGTTTCTCTCGCGCAGCCAGCAGAGGCTGCACCAGTCGTTATTCCTAACACTGGCCTGACTGTGGAGATCCCAGGTCTGGAAAATGTTCCGAATCTAGCAGCCATTCCTGGCGCTCAGGACTTTGTTCCAGGGCTGGCTGGCCAGGCTGGTGACGTTAACTTTGGTGCTGTCGATGCTGCAGCGGCTCTGGGTACCTCCTCTCAGGCGCCCACCGGGCAGGCAATCGTGGACGCTGCTCGCAGCAAGATTGGTTCCCCATACGTCTACGGTGCAACTGGCCCTAATGCCTTTGACTGCTCTGGCCTGACCTCCTGGGCGTACGCTCAGGTGGGCAAGTCCATCCCTCGCACCTCCTTTGCTCAGGCTGCTGAAGGTGCTCAGGTTTCCCGTGACCAGCTTCGGCCTGGCGACATTATCGCCTTCTACGGTGGCGCTTCTCATGTCGGCATCTACACCGGTAACGGTACCGTCATTCACGCAATCAATGAAGGTACGCCACTTTCTGAGTCTCCAATCGACTACATGCCGTACCACTCTGCAGTGCGCTTCTAA